One window from the genome of Cucumis melo cultivar AY chromosome 10, USDA_Cmelo_AY_1.0, whole genome shotgun sequence encodes:
- the LOC103489284 gene encoding homocysteine S-methyltransferase 1 gives MGIEKATTLLDDLLHNAGGCAVIDGGLATQLEKHGAVFNDPLWSAVCLINDPDLIKKVHLEYLEAGADILVTSSYQATIPGFISKGLSVEEGELLLEKSVKLAIEARDSFWDSVKCIPGHNYNRALVAASIGSYGAYLADGSEYSGHYGPDVNVDKLKDFHRRRLRILVDASPDLLAFETIPNKLEAQACVELLEEENVQIPSWICFSSVDGENAPSGESFEKCLYAINKSDKVNAVGINCTPPHFIEALITKFKELTNKHIVVYPNSGEVWDGRFKKWLPSNCFGDDKFESFTSRWRKLGATFIGGCCRTTPSTIRAVSKVLKESSH, from the exons ATGGGGATTGAGAAGGCCACCACATTGTTGGATGATCTTTTACACAACGCTGGAGGTTGTGCGGTAATTGATGGAGGTTTAGCCACACAGCTTGAGAAACACGGCGCTGTCTTTAACGATCCACTTTGGAGTGCTGTTTGCCTCATTAATGATCCTGACCTAATCAAGAAG GTCCATTTGGAGTACTTGGAGGCTGGAGCAGATATTTTGGTTACTTCATCTTACCAG GCCACAATTCCTGGGTTTATATCAAAGGGGCTCTCCGTGGAAGAAGGGGAGTTGCTCTTAGAAAAGAGTGTTAAATTGGCCATTGAAGCTCGTGATAGTTTCTGGGATTCTGTGAAGTGTATCCCAGGGCATAATTACAATAGGGCTTTGGTTGCAGCATCCATTGGAAGCTATGGTGCCTATCTTGCTGATGGCTCAGAGTACAG TGGGCATTATGGGCCAGATGTAAATGTAGATAAGCTGAAGGATTTTCATCGACGCAGATTGCGGATTCTTGTTGATGCTAGCCCAGATTTGCTTGCATTTGAGACTATTCCCAATAAGCTGGAAGCCCAG GCCTGTGTGGAGTTGCTCGAAGAAGAAAACGTCCAAATTCCATCCTGGATCTGCTTTAGCTCCGTAGATGGTGAGAATGCACCATCTGGAGAGAGCTTCGAGAAGTGCCTCTATGCAATAAATAAAAGTGACAAAGTAAATGCGGTTGGCATAAACTGTACACCTCCTCATTTTATTGAAGCTCTGATTACAAAGTTCAAAGAG TTAACAAACAAGCACATAGTTGTCTATCCCAATAGTGGCGAGGTATGGGATGGAAGATTCAAGAAATGGCTG CCATCAAATTGTTTTGGTGATGACAAATTCGAATCATTTACTTCAAGATGGCGCAAATTGGGAGCAACATTCATTGGAGGCTGTTGTCGTACAACACCGTCTACCATCCGAGCTGTATCAAAGGTTTTGAAAGAAAGCTCCCATTAG